A window from Halomicrobium urmianum encodes these proteins:
- a CDS encoding MFS transporter produces MNDNDRSIVAFASLSHAIVHTYELSIPIFVVVWLTEFPVTRAVLGTVVAVGYALFGIGALPGGVLADRYGSRRVVTACLVGMGGSFLLLSLTQGVASVALALSAWGLAASVYHPAGLALLSTGVEERGTGFAYHGMAGNAGIALGPLLTALLLLAFDWRLVAGLLAAPALLAVGYAAVAEFDETAAVEATAEADGGSPDGDSGDGTGESGAPASIGGFVADTRALFTVGFTLALAVVLFNGLFYRGTLTFLPDVLGDYLPNVADSLGLFEPGSPMAEEFDLASYVYAGLLTVGIGGQYVGGRLTDRIPVTTGIAVVFGTLAVLAVLFVPAAEAGLLPLLVVSALLGFVLFAIQPLYQAAIAEYSPPGDRGLSYGFTYLANFGVGAAGAALAGVLLSALDVGGTFLALAAIPALGVVAALALSRAGGRR; encoded by the coding sequence ATGAACGACAATGACAGGTCAATCGTCGCCTTCGCGAGCCTCTCGCACGCCATCGTCCACACCTACGAGCTCTCGATTCCCATCTTCGTGGTCGTCTGGCTCACGGAGTTCCCGGTGACCAGGGCGGTGCTGGGGACGGTCGTGGCCGTCGGCTACGCGCTGTTCGGCATCGGCGCGCTCCCCGGCGGAGTCCTGGCCGACCGCTACGGCTCCCGACGGGTGGTGACCGCGTGTCTGGTCGGGATGGGCGGCTCCTTCCTCCTGTTGAGCCTCACCCAAGGCGTCGCGTCCGTCGCGCTCGCGCTGAGCGCGTGGGGGCTGGCGGCCAGCGTCTACCACCCGGCCGGCCTCGCGCTGCTGTCGACCGGCGTCGAGGAGCGCGGCACCGGCTTCGCCTATCACGGGATGGCCGGCAACGCCGGCATCGCGCTGGGCCCGCTCCTCACGGCGCTGCTCCTGCTCGCTTTCGACTGGCGCCTCGTCGCCGGCCTGCTGGCCGCGCCGGCGCTGCTGGCCGTCGGTTACGCGGCGGTCGCCGAGTTCGACGAGACGGCGGCCGTCGAGGCCACTGCGGAGGCCGACGGCGGATCGCCCGACGGCGACTCCGGAGACGGGACGGGCGAGAGCGGCGCGCCGGCCTCGATCGGGGGGTTCGTCGCGGACACCCGGGCGCTGTTCACCGTCGGGTTCACGCTCGCCCTGGCGGTCGTGCTGTTCAACGGGCTGTTCTACCGCGGGACGCTGACCTTCCTCCCGGACGTGCTGGGGGACTACCTCCCGAACGTGGCCGACTCGCTCGGCCTCTTCGAGCCCGGTAGCCCGATGGCCGAGGAGTTCGACCTCGCGTCGTACGTGTACGCCGGGCTGCTGACGGTCGGCATCGGCGGCCAGTACGTCGGCGGACGGCTGACAGACCGGATCCCCGTGACGACGGGCATCGCCGTGGTCTTCGGGACCCTCGCCGTCCTCGCCGTCCTGTTCGTCCCCGCCGCGGAGGCCGGCCTGCTCCCGCTGCTGGTCGTCAGCGCGCTGCTGGGGTTCGTCCTGTTCGCGATCCAGCCGCTCTACCAGGCCGCCATCGCCGAGTACAGCCCGCCGGGCGACCGCGGGCTCTCCTACGGGTTCACGTACCTGGCCAACTTCGGCGTCGGGGCCGCGGGCGCGGCCCTCGCCGGCGTCCTGCTGTCGGCGCTCGACGTCGGCGGCACCTTCCTCGCGCTCGCGGCCATCCCCGCGCTCGGCGTGGTCGCCGCGCTGGCGCTGTCGCGGGCGGGCGGGCGGCGATAG
- a CDS encoding gamma-glutamyltransferase family protein, with translation MDEQPNLDRFTSRRATAYGSRGTVATSQPLAAEAGLETLRDGGNAFDAAVATAAVLNVVEPMSTGLGGDAFALYRTADGDVGAMRACGGAPADATLERTREAVAEQTGVDPADATMPDRGPLAVTVPGAPRGWEATVAEFGRRSLADVLAPAVRYAREGFPVTEVIASHWADLEPELRNDAARETYLVDGERAPQVGEVVTNEPMARTLETLAAEGADPFYEGAIAEAIADAVRSRGGLLRQSDLAGFSPEFPEPVSTTYRGAEVFELPPNNQGLIALEALNVAEELGVPDATDPVERTHLLVEATKLAFHDGHHYVTDPEYEEVPPLGSESWAAERATAVGDEALSPDEVGVMNSPAEDADTVLLTVADDDGNVVSFINSVFQGFGSGIVAGDTGITLQNRGASFSLDPDHPNVVEPGKRPFHTLLPALARFDDEDWAAFGVMGGYMQPQGHVQVLSNLLDRDMPLQAALDEPRWRYGADGSLAVEARFDDDLASKLARRGHDVTVELPIQFGGAQVARNRDGVLSGATEPRKDGTVSTF, from the coding sequence ATGGACGAGCAGCCGAACCTCGACCGGTTCACGTCGCGACGCGCCACCGCGTACGGCAGCCGCGGGACGGTGGCGACGAGCCAGCCCCTCGCCGCCGAAGCCGGGCTGGAGACGCTCAGAGACGGCGGCAACGCCTTCGACGCGGCCGTGGCGACCGCGGCCGTGCTGAACGTCGTCGAGCCGATGAGCACCGGGCTCGGCGGGGACGCCTTCGCGCTCTACCGGACCGCCGACGGCGACGTCGGGGCGATGCGGGCATGCGGCGGCGCGCCGGCGGACGCGACCCTGGAACGGACCCGCGAGGCCGTCGCCGAACAGACGGGCGTCGACCCGGCCGACGCGACGATGCCGGATCGCGGTCCGCTGGCGGTCACCGTCCCGGGGGCCCCGAGGGGGTGGGAGGCGACCGTGGCGGAGTTCGGTCGCCGCTCGCTCGCCGACGTCCTCGCGCCCGCCGTCCGCTACGCGCGCGAGGGGTTCCCCGTGACCGAGGTCATCGCGTCTCACTGGGCCGACCTGGAGCCGGAACTGCGCAACGACGCCGCGCGCGAGACGTACCTCGTCGACGGCGAGCGAGCCCCGCAGGTCGGCGAGGTGGTGACGAACGAGCCGATGGCGCGCACCCTGGAGACGCTGGCGGCGGAGGGCGCCGACCCCTTCTACGAGGGGGCCATCGCCGAGGCGATCGCGGACGCGGTGCGGTCCCGCGGCGGGCTCCTGCGGCAGTCCGACCTCGCGGGATTCAGCCCCGAGTTCCCCGAGCCCGTCTCGACCACGTACCGGGGCGCGGAGGTGTTCGAGCTCCCGCCGAACAACCAGGGGCTGATCGCGCTGGAGGCGCTCAACGTCGCCGAGGAGTTGGGCGTCCCCGACGCGACGGACCCGGTCGAGCGGACGCACCTGCTGGTCGAGGCGACGAAGCTGGCGTTCCACGACGGCCACCACTACGTCACGGACCCGGAGTACGAGGAGGTCCCGCCGCTGGGATCGGAGTCGTGGGCCGCCGAGCGCGCGACGGCGGTCGGCGACGAGGCCCTGTCGCCGGACGAGGTCGGCGTGATGAACTCGCCGGCCGAGGACGCCGACACGGTCCTCCTGACCGTCGCCGACGACGATGGGAACGTCGTCTCGTTCATCAACTCCGTCTTCCAGGGGTTCGGGAGCGGCATCGTGGCCGGCGACACGGGGATCACGCTCCAGAACCGCGGGGCGTCGTTCTCGCTGGACCCGGACCACCCCAACGTCGTCGAACCGGGCAAGCGGCCGTTCCACACGCTGCTGCCCGCGCTGGCCCGCTTCGACGACGAGGACTGGGCTGCCTTCGGCGTCATGGGCGGGTACATGCAGCCACAGGGCCACGTCCAGGTGCTCTCGAACCTGCTCGACCGCGACATGCCGCTGCAGGCCGCGCTCGACGAACCGCGGTGGCGCTACGGGGCGGACGGCTCGCTGGCGGTCGAGGCGCGGTTCGACGACGATCTGGCGTCGAAACTGGCCCGGCGCGGCCACGACGTCACGGTCGAACTGCCGATCCAGTTCGGCGGAGCGCAGGTCGCGCGGAACCGCGACGGCGTCCTCTCGGGCGCGACCGAACCCCGGAAGGACGGAACCGTGAGTACGTTCTGA
- a CDS encoding RNA-guided endonuclease InsQ/TnpB family protein, producing MDDAPRRTVPIKLDVPEERRSDLHQTKQQFLHCANHTSEWAWRYDDLCITSKSKAEDALYSGLREETDLTANLVQKGIHRAIDAVDAGVEKLKQGKKTSQPEFDSWSVVYDKRSATFNDDHATLSTPNGRVTAEYVFPPKCEREETPFGRYYESDDWDASSATLQYDEQDDTFYLHVTLKNPDYEGDASGRQEAESRDDARENGVVLGVDLNVTGAFAVTSTGAFIGSADYLTHKRNQYEQRRARLQQTGTRSAHLTIQSIGSTFSDWSLDWLHNHANDLIAEAHDADVDGIIFENLDHIRENIANGSKFQQWAYAKFVELVEYKVESTELFVDSVNPAYTSQRCSHCGFTHEDNRDDKQFACQSCGYEVNADYNAAKNVANRYCGYIHRGQKSRGGWATSQLALKSGALNVNGEYTPAELLG from the coding sequence ATGGACGACGCGCCGCGGCGCACCGTACCCATCAAACTCGACGTACCCGAGGAGCGTCGTAGCGACCTCCATCAAACCAAACAACAATTTCTGCACTGCGCCAACCACACGAGCGAGTGGGCGTGGCGCTACGACGACCTCTGCATCACCAGCAAGAGCAAGGCCGAAGACGCCCTCTACAGCGGGTTGCGGGAGGAAACCGACCTCACCGCCAACCTCGTCCAGAAAGGCATCCACCGCGCCATCGACGCCGTCGATGCAGGCGTCGAGAAGTTGAAGCAGGGCAAGAAGACGAGTCAACCTGAGTTTGACTCGTGGAGCGTCGTGTACGACAAACGCTCCGCAACGTTCAACGACGATCACGCCACGCTCTCCACGCCGAACGGCAGAGTCACCGCCGAATACGTCTTCCCGCCTAAATGTGAGCGAGAGGAGACGCCGTTCGGTAGATACTACGAGAGCGATGACTGGGACGCGTCGAGCGCCACGCTCCAATACGACGAGCAGGATGACACGTTCTACCTGCACGTCACCTTGAAGAACCCCGATTACGAAGGTGACGCAAGTGGACGACAAGAAGCCGAGTCACGTGATGACGCCCGCGAGAACGGAGTGGTTCTCGGCGTGGACTTGAACGTGACTGGCGCGTTCGCCGTCACCTCCACTGGCGCATTCATCGGCAGTGCGGACTATCTCACTCACAAGCGTAACCAGTACGAGCAACGCCGTGCCCGTCTGCAACAGACAGGTACACGGTCGGCTCACCTCACGATTCAGTCCATCGGTAGTACGTTCAGTGATTGGTCGCTGGACTGGTTGCACAACCACGCCAACGACCTTATCGCCGAAGCGCACGATGCAGATGTGGACGGCATCATTTTTGAGAACCTTGACCACATCCGTGAGAACATCGCTAATGGGTCGAAGTTCCAACAGTGGGCCTACGCCAAGTTCGTGGAACTCGTCGAGTACAAGGTCGAATCAACGGAGTTGTTCGTGGACTCCGTGAATCCTGCATACACGAGCCAGCGGTGTTCACACTGTGGGTTTACCCACGAGGATAACCGGGACGACAAGCAGTTCGCGTGCCAGTCGTGTGGGTATGAGGTGAACGCGGATTACAACGCGGCAAAGAACGTCGCCAACCGATACTGTGGGTATATCCATCGCGGGCAGAAGTCTCGCGGTGGATGGGCCACTAGTCAACTGGCCCTCAAGTCAGGGGCGTTGAACGTAAACGGCGAGTACACGCCTGCCGAGTTACTCGGTTAG
- a CDS encoding O-methyltransferase, with product MHTDAVDRLLSTTSPETDEVLDEMEAQADREGFPTIGHEVGAALRLCARLTDADSVFELGSGFGYSAYWMAPAVGPDGEIVLTEVDEDELDQARAYFERGGYADRAVFEHGDALDVVAEYDGPFDLVLVDHQNERYVEGFEAVREKVAPGGVVVADNVLHSSGDPGFEPEDLERALEDGPPEDDESSLASIIDYYRRVHDDPDFETTTVPVGEGLFVSVRV from the coding sequence CTGCACACCGACGCCGTCGATCGCCTGCTCTCGACGACCAGTCCCGAGACGGACGAGGTCCTCGACGAGATGGAAGCACAGGCGGACCGCGAGGGGTTCCCGACGATCGGTCACGAGGTCGGAGCCGCCCTCCGGCTGTGCGCCCGCCTCACCGACGCGGATTCGGTGTTCGAGCTCGGATCGGGCTTCGGCTACTCCGCGTACTGGATGGCGCCCGCGGTCGGCCCGGACGGTGAGATCGTCCTCACGGAGGTCGACGAGGACGAACTCGACCAGGCGCGGGCGTACTTCGAGCGCGGCGGCTACGCCGACCGCGCCGTCTTCGAGCACGGCGACGCGCTGGACGTCGTGGCCGAGTACGACGGTCCCTTCGACCTGGTGCTCGTGGACCACCAGAACGAGCGCTACGTCGAGGGGTTCGAGGCGGTCCGCGAGAAGGTCGCGCCGGGCGGCGTCGTCGTCGCGGACAACGTCCTCCACTCCTCGGGGGACCCGGGCTTCGAGCCCGAGGACCTCGAGCGGGCGCTGGAGGACGGGCCGCCGGAGGACGACGAGTCCTCGCTGGCGTCGATCATCGACTACTACCGCCGCGTCCACGACGACCCCGACTTCGAGACGACGACCGTCCCCGTCGGCGAGGGCCTGTTCGTCTCCGTCCGGGTCTGA
- a CDS encoding MFS transporter, whose protein sequence is MHRPRTVVLAVIASTFFVGFGGGVIFPILPNLGAILGITPFVVGLILSANRFTRIVANAPAGALVDRFGTRTPFVAGLFVEGFATLGYVVAVRAPAPEAWFLAARVLWGLGSAFVFATAYTIAADVSDGGSRGTNMGVVRGGITLGFPAGLVLGGVVSDVYGVTAAFVVAAGFAMLAGVVAYATIPETHVSEVQSSIKPWHVDRSLPAVTVGLVNFGLFFAYLGALFSTLVLFLEARSLTAFGYGPQGTSGLLMAVTVLSASVFMLGGGKISDLRGGRVPILLTFLVVSFGGFVGLALADSLPVLIGACVLIGAGQGGTSGPLMALLADLTPEDRMGRATATNNVLGDVGGGLGPMVSLPLIETVGFEPVYAACALIPLLAGVLLLGGVYAKTGTVNPQTDQISHDARG, encoded by the coding sequence ATGCACCGCCCGCGGACGGTCGTGCTGGCCGTCATCGCCAGCACGTTCTTCGTCGGATTCGGCGGCGGGGTGATCTTCCCCATCCTCCCGAACCTCGGGGCCATCCTGGGGATCACCCCGTTCGTGGTCGGCCTGATCCTCAGCGCCAACCGCTTCACCCGCATCGTGGCGAACGCGCCGGCCGGCGCGCTGGTCGACCGCTTCGGGACGCGGACGCCGTTCGTCGCCGGCCTGTTCGTCGAGGGGTTCGCGACGCTGGGGTACGTCGTCGCCGTCCGCGCGCCCGCCCCGGAGGCGTGGTTCCTCGCCGCCCGGGTCCTCTGGGGCCTCGGCAGCGCGTTCGTCTTCGCGACGGCCTACACCATCGCCGCCGACGTCAGCGACGGCGGCTCCCGCGGCACGAACATGGGCGTCGTCCGCGGCGGCATCACGCTGGGCTTCCCGGCCGGGCTCGTGCTCGGCGGCGTCGTCAGCGACGTCTACGGCGTGACCGCGGCGTTCGTCGTCGCCGCCGGCTTCGCGATGCTGGCGGGCGTCGTCGCGTACGCCACCATCCCGGAGACCCACGTCAGCGAGGTCCAGTCGTCGATCAAGCCCTGGCACGTCGACCGGAGCCTCCCCGCGGTGACCGTCGGGCTGGTCAACTTCGGCCTCTTCTTCGCCTACCTGGGTGCCCTGTTCTCGACGCTCGTGCTCTTCCTGGAGGCCCGATCGCTCACCGCGTTCGGCTACGGACCGCAGGGCACCTCCGGCCTGCTGATGGCGGTCACCGTCCTCTCGGCGTCGGTGTTCATGCTCGGCGGCGGGAAGATCAGCGACCTCCGGGGCGGCCGCGTGCCGATCCTGCTGACGTTCCTAGTGGTCTCCTTCGGCGGCTTCGTCGGGCTCGCCCTGGCCGACTCGCTCCCGGTCCTGATCGGTGCCTGCGTCCTCATCGGCGCCGGACAGGGCGGCACCAGCGGCCCGCTCATGGCCCTGCTGGCCGACCTGACGCCCGAGGACCGGATGGGTCGGGCGACGGCGACCAACAACGTCCTCGGCGACGTCGGCGGCGGCCTCGGGCCGATGGTCTCGCTCCCGCTGATCGAGACAGTCGGGTTCGAGCCGGTGTACGCCGCCTGCGCGCTGATCCCGCTGCTGGCCGGCGTCCTCCTGCTGGGCGGCGTCTACGCCAAGACCGGCACCGTCAACCCGCAGACGGACCAGATCAGCCACGACGCGCGCGGGTGA
- a CDS encoding sugar phosphate isomerase/epimerase family protein, with translation MEHNRRDVLKAGGAFAIGTGAIGQAAAQEDGSDSQQGTETEGGGDQSADLLANCWMHSGGTTPFKGAHGHREWSPWSLERRAEGLGEVGFNAIGLYHEDIRYRVEHEFTDGNLRARLQQMNNVLQQNGIDFVEVEFLTEWPLGEDDYRYQNNEENRQLLLEAADVLGANHVKVGNINGYPVSMEQLQQRFADISRQFSEVDTQVGMEFFPVDPNVRDISQAMEATRIAREEGTGGLYLDLWHLVKLGVDFDNIRALSADDITAVEFQDGYIETEMSFLEETINLRKVPGEGEFPISDWVNAVREAGFEGPWGLEILSEEFRRLSMDVAYPLAYNAGAEYVSSGN, from the coding sequence ATGGAACACAACCGACGCGACGTACTCAAGGCGGGCGGCGCATTCGCGATTGGGACCGGCGCTATCGGACAGGCGGCGGCTCAGGAAGACGGCAGCGACTCCCAGCAGGGAACTGAAACGGAGGGCGGCGGCGACCAGTCGGCGGACTTGCTGGCCAACTGCTGGATGCACTCGGGCGGCACCACGCCGTTCAAGGGCGCGCACGGTCACCGCGAGTGGAGTCCCTGGAGCCTCGAGCGGCGGGCCGAGGGCCTCGGCGAGGTCGGGTTCAACGCCATCGGCCTCTACCACGAAGACATCCGGTACCGGGTCGAACACGAGTTCACGGACGGCAACCTGCGGGCGCGCCTCCAGCAGATGAACAACGTTCTCCAGCAGAACGGGATCGACTTCGTCGAGGTCGAGTTCCTCACGGAGTGGCCCCTGGGGGAGGACGACTACCGGTATCAGAACAACGAGGAGAACCGACAGCTCCTGCTAGAAGCCGCCGACGTCCTCGGCGCGAACCACGTCAAGGTCGGGAACATCAACGGCTACCCGGTATCGATGGAGCAGCTCCAGCAGCGCTTCGCCGACATCAGCCGGCAGTTCTCGGAGGTCGACACGCAGGTCGGGATGGAGTTCTTCCCCGTCGACCCCAACGTACGGGACATCTCGCAGGCGATGGAGGCCACCCGGATCGCCCGCGAGGAGGGCACCGGCGGCCTCTATCTGGACCTCTGGCACCTCGTGAAGCTCGGGGTCGACTTCGACAACATCCGGGCCCTGTCAGCCGACGACATCACCGCCGTCGAGTTCCAGGACGGGTACATCGAGACGGAGATGTCCTTCCTCGAGGAGACGATCAACCTCCGGAAGGTCCCCGGCGAGGGCGAGTTCCCCATCTCGGACTGGGTCAACGCCGTCCGCGAGGCCGGGTTCGAGGGGCCGTGGGGACTCGAGATCCTGTCCGAGGAGTTCCGCCGGCTCTCGATGGACGTCGCATACCCCCTCGCGTACAACGCTGGAGCTGAATACGTCTCTAGTGGGAATTGA
- a CDS encoding nuclear transport factor 2 family protein: protein MSATESVLDHHLAMFGEGDLDGIMEDYAADAVLMTETDTFEGRDEIRAMYEQLLPEFDDDVVTFSLDEQKTVDDVAYIVWHAETPENEYEYATDTFVIRDGEIVAQTLAAKITPK from the coding sequence ATGAGCGCGACGGAATCCGTTCTGGATCACCACCTCGCGATGTTCGGAGAGGGGGACCTCGACGGGATCATGGAGGACTACGCGGCGGACGCCGTCCTGATGACGGAGACGGACACCTTCGAGGGCCGCGACGAGATCAGGGCGATGTACGAGCAGCTGCTCCCGGAGTTCGACGACGACGTCGTGACGTTCTCGCTGGACGAGCAGAAGACGGTCGACGACGTGGCGTACATCGTCTGGCACGCGGAGACGCCCGAGAACGAGTACGAGTACGCCACCGACACCTTCGTGATCCGCGACGGGGAGATCGTCGCCCAGACGCTGGCCGCGAAGATCACGCCCAAGTAA
- a CDS encoding thiamine pyrophosphate-dependent dehydrogenase E1 component subunit alpha — protein sequence MYDDMVTARYYEERLQEEYLEGKQPAFDISAGPIPGELHLAAGQEAAAAGVCQHLRDDDVVTAPHRPHHIAIAKGVDLKRMTAEIFGRETGLSGGKGGHMHLFDPDVHFACSGIIAEGVPPAVGAGLAAKKRNEDSVAVAFLGEGAVDQGAFLESLNLAAVRDLPVAFVVEDNDWAISMPKDRVTDVEDASQRADGFDLPGRRVDHDDALAVYDAADEAIGRARHRNGPTLLEVQTHRRMGHFMGDPEGYRPEEDQEAAAQRDSIESLSEDLRDRDIDRETLGEIESEAQERVDEAIEWAKEQPEPEPEDAYDDVFVNPPSGVTDSEPDHTLAGGDD from the coding sequence ATGTACGACGACATGGTAACGGCCAGGTACTACGAGGAGCGGTTGCAGGAGGAGTACCTGGAGGGGAAACAGCCCGCCTTCGACATCTCGGCGGGCCCGATTCCCGGCGAGCTCCACCTCGCTGCCGGGCAGGAGGCGGCCGCCGCGGGGGTCTGTCAGCACCTGCGCGACGACGACGTCGTGACGGCGCCCCACCGCCCGCACCACATCGCCATCGCGAAGGGCGTCGACCTGAAGCGCATGACGGCGGAGATATTCGGTCGCGAGACGGGCCTCAGCGGGGGCAAGGGCGGTCACATGCACCTGTTCGATCCGGACGTCCACTTCGCCTGCAGCGGGATCATCGCGGAGGGCGTCCCGCCGGCCGTCGGCGCGGGCCTGGCCGCGAAGAAGCGAAACGAGGACAGCGTCGCGGTCGCCTTCCTCGGCGAGGGCGCCGTCGACCAGGGCGCCTTCCTCGAGTCGCTGAACCTCGCCGCCGTCCGCGACCTCCCGGTCGCGTTCGTCGTTGAGGACAACGACTGGGCGATCAGCATGCCCAAGGACCGCGTGACCGACGTCGAGGACGCCTCCCAGCGGGCCGACGGGTTCGACCTGCCCGGCAGGCGCGTCGACCACGACGACGCCCTGGCCGTCTACGACGCGGCGGACGAGGCGATCGGCCGCGCCCGCCACAGGAACGGGCCGACGCTCCTGGAGGTACAGACCCATCGCCGGATGGGCCACTTCATGGGCGACCCGGAGGGCTACCGCCCGGAGGAGGATCAGGAGGCGGCGGCCCAGCGGGACTCGATCGAGAGCCTCTCCGAGGACCTGCGGGACCGCGACATAGACCGGGAGACGCTCGGTGAGATCGAGTCCGAGGCCCAGGAGCGCGTCGACGAGGCCATCGAGTGGGCCAAGGAGCAGCCCGAACCGGAGCCCGAGGACGCATACGACGACGTGTTCGTCAACCCGCCCTCGGGCGTGACCGACAGCGAACCCGACCACACGCTCGCGGGAGGTGACGACTGA
- a CDS encoding alpha-ketoacid dehydrogenase subunit beta, giving the protein MAQQERDQAVDRELTMSRAMVEAIAHEMREDEEVFYMGEDVADYGGIFDSTEGLLDEFGHDRIMDVPISETAYVGAAVGAAQEGMRPIAELMFVDFFGVGMDQIYNQMAKNTYMSGGNVSVPMVLTAAVGGTYNDAAQHSQTLYGTFAHLPGMKVVVPSTAYEAKGLMHNAIRDDDPVVYLFHKRLMGIGWLPAPDGPKTPVPEEDYTIPFGSADVKREGSDVTIVTLGLHVHRALDAAEDLDDDGVDAEVIDLRTLVPLDTETVVESVRKTGRLVVVDEDYRSFGVTGEVVSRVADEALDDLEAVERVAVPDVPIPYSRPMENEVIPDGEDIKAAVEATE; this is encoded by the coding sequence ATGGCACAACAGGAACGCGACCAGGCGGTCGACCGGGAACTGACAATGAGCAGGGCGATGGTCGAGGCCATCGCCCACGAGATGCGCGAGGACGAGGAGGTCTTCTACATGGGCGAGGACGTCGCCGACTACGGCGGCATCTTCGACTCCACGGAGGGCCTGCTCGACGAGTTCGGCCACGACCGGATCATGGACGTCCCGATCAGCGAGACGGCCTACGTCGGGGCCGCCGTCGGCGCCGCTCAGGAGGGGATGCGTCCGATTGCCGAGCTGATGTTCGTCGACTTCTTCGGCGTCGGCATGGACCAGATCTACAACCAGATGGCGAAGAACACGTACATGAGCGGCGGCAACGTGTCGGTTCCGATGGTGTTGACCGCCGCCGTGGGCGGCACCTACAACGACGCCGCCCAGCACTCCCAGACCCTGTACGGCACCTTCGCCCACCTGCCCGGCATGAAGGTCGTCGTCCCCTCGACGGCCTACGAAGCCAAGGGCCTGATGCACAACGCGATCCGCGACGACGACCCCGTCGTCTACCTGTTCCACAAGCGCCTGATGGGCATCGGCTGGCTGCCCGCCCCGGACGGCCCGAAGACGCCCGTCCCCGAGGAGGACTACACCATCCCCTTCGGCAGCGCCGACGTCAAGCGCGAAGGGTCGGACGTGACCATCGTCACGCTCGGCCTCCACGTCCACCGGGCGCTGGACGCCGCCGAGGACCTGGACGACGACGGCGTCGACGCGGAGGTCATCGACCTCCGGACGCTCGTGCCCCTCGACACGGAGACGGTCGTCGAGTCGGTCCGGAAGACCGGCCGCCTCGTGGTCGTCGACGAGGACTACCGCTCGTTCGGCGTCACCGGCGAGGTCGTCTCCCGCGTGGCCGACGAGGCGCTCGACGACCTCGAGGCCGTCGAGCGGGTCGCCGTCCCCGACGTGCCCATCCCGTACTCCCGGCCCATGGAGAACGAGGTCATCCCGGACGGCGAGGACATCAAAGCGGCCGTCGAAGCCACCGAATAG
- a CDS encoding lipoyl domain-containing protein produces the protein MSGDDDRVAVTADGAWTDDVDSEEGVVVNWFAGEGGAVDEGESLCEVQVEKVSVDVEAPVAGTLDEIVLGEDDEFTIGDTVAWIDPE, from the coding sequence ATGAGCGGAGACGACGACCGCGTCGCGGTGACCGCCGACGGCGCGTGGACCGACGACGTCGACAGCGAGGAGGGCGTCGTCGTCAACTGGTTCGCCGGCGAGGGCGGCGCCGTCGACGAGGGCGAGAGCCTCTGCGAGGTCCAGGTCGAGAAGGTCAGCGTCGACGTCGAGGCGCCCGTCGCCGGGACGCTGGACGAGATCGTCCTCGGCGAGGACGACGAGTTCACGATCGGCGACACGGTCGCCTGGATCGACCCGGAGTGA
- a CDS encoding 2-oxo acid dehydrogenase subunit E2, whose protein sequence is MSDDNQDDDTSSDGPAPRTVAEERTLSPMRRTIADRLQESSRNAVQFTLSREVDAEALAAAADAAGGVVTVTDVLLCALSDALDEHPAFNATFEDGTHLIYEEHNVSVAVAVEAGLVTPVLADAASLSLAEVADERRRLTEAVRSGDYAMSDLKGGTFTLSNLGPLGVDSFSPVINPPQIAILGVNRIRERAVPRDGEVEGRRRLNLDLTLDHRVVDGADGARFLRTLDERLQDAESYVEG, encoded by the coding sequence ATGAGCGACGACAACCAGGACGACGACACCAGCTCCGACGGGCCCGCGCCCCGCACCGTCGCCGAGGAGCGGACGCTGAGCCCGATGCGGCGGACCATCGCGGACCGCCTCCAGGAGAGTTCGCGCAACGCCGTCCAGTTCACGCTCAGTCGCGAGGTCGACGCCGAGGCGCTCGCCGCGGCTGCCGACGCCGCAGGCGGGGTCGTCACCGTCACGGACGTCCTCCTCTGTGCGCTCTCCGACGCGCTCGACGAGCACCCCGCGTTCAACGCGACGTTCGAGGACGGAACCCACCTGATCTACGAGGAGCACAACGTCAGCGTCGCCGTCGCCGTCGAGGCCGGCCTCGTGACGCCCGTGCTCGCCGACGCCGCCTCGCTGTCGCTCGCCGAGGTGGCCGACGAGCGTCGGCGCCTCACCGAGGCCGTCCGGTCGGGCGACTACGCCATGAGCGACCTGAAGGGCGGCACGTTCACGCTGTCGAACCTCGGCCCGCTGGGCGTGGACTCATTCTCCCCCGTGATCAACCCGCCGCAGATCGCTATCCTCGGCGTCAACCGGATCCGCGAGCGGGCCGTCCCCCGCGACGGCGAGGTCGAGGGACGCCGGCGACTGAACCTCGACCTGACGCTCGACCACCGCGTCGTCGACGGCGCCGACGGCGCCCGGTTCCTGCGGACGCTCGACGAGCGCCTGCAGGACGCCGAGTCGTACGTCGAGGGGTGA